The stretch of DNA CGGCGACGCGTCGAGCAGGGTGCGCAGCCCCTCCCGCTCGAAGATGTGGTAGAACCGGTCGTGGGTCGTGCCGTCGTCGCTCGTCCACGGGACGTACGTATCGTTGTCGTTCGCCCTGATCTCGGCTCGCTCGCCGTCGAACGCCGAGTGTTCGATAGCCCAGACGCTGAGGAGCGCGCGGCCACCCGAAGCGAGGACGCGATCGAGTTCGGCGAGGAGCGCCGCCCGCCCCTCGGTCGACGGGAGGTGATGGAGCACGGCCACACAGAGCGCGGCGTCGGCGACGCCCGCCGTGATCGGGAGGCGGGTGCCGTCGCCACAGATCACGGACGCCTCGGGATGCTCCGTGCGGGCGATGGCGAGCAGTGCCCGGGCGAAGTCGACGCCGACGACGCGCCGGAACCGTCCGAACAACAGCGGGACGTTGCGCCCGTTGCCACAGCCCACGTCGAGGGCGAGGTCGCCGTCCGGCACGTCCGCGACGAAGGCTTCGGTCTCCGGCCACGGGTGCTGGCGCGTCCGCGCGAAGTCGGCGGCAATCTCGTCGAACACCCCTCGAACCCCACGCTTTTCGTCGCTCATGCGTCCCGTGCCGCCGTCTCGATGGCCTCGATGCCCAACTGTCGCACGTCGGCGTCCACGTCGGCGTCGTGCAGGCGGTCCCGGTCGTACCACGCCCACGCCGCCGGTCCCGGTTCGCCCGGCGCGGGATCGATCGTTCGGGAGCCGACGGTGGCGTAGTAGACGTGGTCGACGTGGTGGTGGCCGACGTCGCCGTCACAGACGTTCACGTCCGCGAGCATCAGGTGGCGAGGGCGCGGGATGGCCCGCGCCGTCTCCGAGCGCACGTCGTCGCCATCGGTCAGCAGCGTCGGCTCCAGCCCGGTCTCCTCGACCGCCTCACGGAGCGCCGCCTCGTGGGGCAGTTCCGCCCGGTCGACGTGGCCGCCGGGCGGCAGTCGAATGCCGAGACCCGGGTGTTCGTGGAGCGCCGTTGCGCCGTCGGCGACGATGTATATCGTCGCGGTGAAATGTCGCGTCGTCTCCATGGTCGGCCCTGGACCGCCCGACGTATCCCCCTTCCGACGCGTACTTCTCCGACGAACTGGCTCCGTGCTCCGTTCGGAGCCCTCCACCGTGAGTTACGTCCGCATCAGGGACGGCCGGCTAAGCCGCGCCGTCGAGGCGACGGTCGGAACGCCGAGGATCGATCCCACCGTCCCGCCTGACACGCCGGTGGCGGTCGAACGTGGGGAGAAGGGGGCCGTCAGGGAACCTGAATCTGCTCTTCGGCTTCGAGCAGTTCGTGATAGCGGTTGCGGATGGTGACCTCGCTGATGTTCGCTACCTCGCTCACCTCGCTCTGGGTCACCTTCTCGTTCGTGAGGAGGGCGGCGGCGTAGATGGCGGCGGCCGCGAGGCCGACCGGGCTCTTGCCGCTGTGGACGCCCTGGTCTTTCGCCGTCTTCAGCAGGTCGCGAGCGCGCCGCTCCGACTCGTCGGAGAGATCGAGTTCGGAGGCGAAGCGGGGAACGTACTGCTCGGGGTCCGCAGGCTGGATTTCGAGGCCGAGTTCACGGACGACGTAGCGGTACGTTCGTGCGATTTCGTCCTTGTCGACGCGGGAGACGGTGGCGATCTCGTCGAGACTCCGTGGCGTCCCCGCCTGTCGCGCGGCGGCGTAGAGGGCGCTCGTGGCGACGCCCTCGATGGAGCGGCCGGGGAGCAGGTCGTCCGAGAGCGCACGTCGGTAGATGACCGACGCCGTCTCGCGGACGTTCTCGGGGAGGCCGAGCGCGGAGGCCATCCGGTCGATTTCACCCAGCGCCTGTTTCAGGTTCCGCTCTTTCGAATCCCGCGTTCGGAACCGCTCGTTCCAGGTGCGCAGTCGCTGCATCTTCTCGCGTTGCCGGGACGAGAGCGTCTTGCCGTAGGCGTCCTTGTCCTGCCAGCCGATGTTCGTCGACAGCCCCTTGTCGTGCATCATCTGTGTCGTCGGCGCCCCGACCCGCGACTTCTGATCCTTCTCCTTCGAGTCGAAGGCGCGCCACTCGGGACCGTGGTCGATCTCGTCTTCCTCGACGACCAGGCCACAGTCGGCACAGACGGTTTCGCCGTGTTCGGTGTCCGTAGCGAGCTGTCCACCGCACTCCGGACAGCGAAGCTGTTCGCCCTCGTCGGTGTTTTCGGTCTCGTCTTCGCTCTCGCGCGCGCGCGAGTGCTCGGTCGTGTAACCGCGTACGCTATCGGTCATTGGTTTGTATTGGTGAGCAAAACGGCTCTATACAGAGTGTAGGCGTAGCCGAATATTTAAATGTGTCGACATCGGCTGCCCCCGGGTGCGCGCGCAGTCGCCGGGGCGGTGCCGCGCCGGTCAGCTCCCGTCCCCGCAGTGCGGCGGGACTACCGGACCGAAACCCTTAGTGCCGGTCCGGAAGTCCCGTGTTACATGAGCGAGACGCCCGTCGACCCCGACGAGGTGCGCCACGTCGCGGACCTCGCCCGGATCGACCTCGACGAGGACGAGGTGGACCGCTTCGCCGTGCAGTTCGCCGACATCCTCTCCTATTTCGACGCCCTCGACGACGTGCCCGAGGTGGACGCCGAGGCCGACCTGGTGAACGTCATGCGCCCGGACGAGGTTCGCGACGGACTGACCCAGGAGGAGGCCCTGCGGAACGCCCCGGAGACCGAGGACGGCTACTTCAAAGGCCCGAGCGTCTCATGAGTCTCGACGCGTTCATCACCGAGACCACCGTCGAGGGCGACGACGACGGCCCACTCGCGGGTCGGAGCGTCGCCGTCAAGGACAACATTTCGACCGAGGGCGTCCGAACCACCTGTGGCTCCGCGATGCTCGACGACTACGTGCCCCCGTACGACGCGACGGTCGTCGAACGCCTGAAGGCGGCGGGCGCGACGGTGGTCGGTAAGACCAACATGGACGAGTTCGGGATGGGGACGACGACGGAAACCTCCGCGTTCGGCCCGACGAGGAACCCGGTCGATCGGTCCCGCGTCCCCGGCGGGTCCTCCGGCGGGAGCGCGGCGGCCGTCGCCGCCGGCGAGGCCGACCTGGCCCTCGGCAGCGACACCGGTGGGTCCATCCGCTGTCCTGCCGCCTTCTGTGGCGTCGTCGGCATCAAACCCACGTACGGGCTGGTCTCCCGGTACGGCCTCGTCGCCTACGCCAACTCGCTGGAACAGATCGGGCCGCTGGCGCCGACGGTCGAGTCGGCGGCGGAGTTACTGGAGGTCATCGCCGGTCCCGACGACCGCGACGCGACGACCCGCGACGCGGGTGCCGACGCCGCCTACGCCGACGCCGCCGACGGCGACGTCGAGGGCCTCACGGTCGGCGTCCCGACCGAACTGATCGAGGGGGCGGACGAGCGCGTCGTCCGGACGTTCGAGGCGGCGCTCGCGGACCTCGAAGCGCAGGGCGCCGAGACACACGAGGTGAGCCTTCCCTCCGTCGAACGCGCGGTGCAGGCCTACTACGTCATCGCCATGTCCGAGGCGTCGTCGAACCTCGCACGCTTCGACGGCGTTCGATACGGTCCGGAGACGGAGAGCGAGGGCAACTGGAACGAGGCGTTCGCGCAGGTCCGCGAGGAGGGGTTCGGCGACGAGGTGAAACGACGAATCCTCCTCGGCACGTACGCGCTCTCCGCCGGCTACCACGACAAGTACTATGCGAAAGCACAGGACGCCCGCGCGTGGCTGAAGCGGGACTTCGACGAGGCGCTCGCCGAGGCGGACGTGTTGGCGTCGCCGACGATGCCCGTCCTCCCGTTCGAACTCGGCGAGAGCCTCGACGACCCGCTCCGGATGTATCTCGCGGACGCCAACACGGTGCCGGTCAACCTCGCCAACCTCCCCGCCATCTCCGTCCCCGCCGGCGAGGCGGACGGCCTTCCGGTCGGCCTCCAGTTGATCGGCGGCGCGTTCGACGAGCGAACGCTCGTCCGCGCCGCGAGCGCCGTCGAGGCGTAGCGAGCGTCGGCGTCTCCTCGACGTTCGACCGCCTACGGACAGTCGGCGCGCCGCAGCCCCGGTTCTCGAAAGTCCAAAAATCGCGACCGTCGGTCCAGGCGAGGGTGTCACACGCGAGAGGCGTCCCGATCCGACGCTCGACGCGTTCCCCCCGGAACCGCGCCGAATCGACTGCTCGGAACGACGGATCGTCGTGCCGGTGCCGAATCGGACCGCCCACCTGCATCGGTGGCGAGGATAGACATAACGTTACGCACTGAGTTCTCAAAAATGATATTCGAGGGCGA from Haloplanus salinus encodes:
- a CDS encoding class I SAM-dependent methyltransferase; the encoded protein is MSDEKRGVRGVFDEIAADFARTRQHPWPETEAFVADVPDGDLALDVGCGNGRNVPLLFGRFRRVVGVDFARALLAIARTEHPEASVICGDGTRLPITAGVADAALCVAVLHHLPSTEGRAALLAELDRVLASGGRALLSVWAIEHSAFDGERAEIRANDNDTYVPWTSDDGTTHDRFYHIFEREGLRTLLDASPLGVERLELRNGNYYARLVAR
- a CDS encoding NUDIX domain-containing protein, which gives rise to METTRHFTATIYIVADGATALHEHPGLGIRLPPGGHVDRAELPHEAALREAVEETGLEPTLLTDGDDVRSETARAIPRPRHLMLADVNVCDGDVGHHHVDHVYYATVGSRTIDPAPGEPGPAAWAWYDRDRLHDADVDADVRQLGIEAIETAARDA
- a CDS encoding transcription initiation factor IIB, with translation MTDSVRGYTTEHSRARESEDETENTDEGEQLRCPECGGQLATDTEHGETVCADCGLVVEEDEIDHGPEWRAFDSKEKDQKSRVGAPTTQMMHDKGLSTNIGWQDKDAYGKTLSSRQREKMQRLRTWNERFRTRDSKERNLKQALGEIDRMASALGLPENVRETASVIYRRALSDDLLPGRSIEGVATSALYAAARQAGTPRSLDEIATVSRVDKDEIARTYRYVVRELGLEIQPADPEQYVPRFASELDLSDESERRARDLLKTAKDQGVHSGKSPVGLAAAAIYAAALLTNEKVTQSEVSEVANISEVTIRNRYHELLEAEEQIQVP
- the gatC gene encoding Asp-tRNA(Asn)/Glu-tRNA(Gln) amidotransferase subunit GatC; its protein translation is MSETPVDPDEVRHVADLARIDLDEDEVDRFAVQFADILSYFDALDDVPEVDAEADLVNVMRPDEVRDGLTQEEALRNAPETEDGYFKGPSVS
- the gatA gene encoding Asp-tRNA(Asn)/Glu-tRNA(Gln) amidotransferase subunit GatA; the protein is MSLDAFITETTVEGDDDGPLAGRSVAVKDNISTEGVRTTCGSAMLDDYVPPYDATVVERLKAAGATVVGKTNMDEFGMGTTTETSAFGPTRNPVDRSRVPGGSSGGSAAAVAAGEADLALGSDTGGSIRCPAAFCGVVGIKPTYGLVSRYGLVAYANSLEQIGPLAPTVESAAELLEVIAGPDDRDATTRDAGADAAYADAADGDVEGLTVGVPTELIEGADERVVRTFEAALADLEAQGAETHEVSLPSVERAVQAYYVIAMSEASSNLARFDGVRYGPETESEGNWNEAFAQVREEGFGDEVKRRILLGTYALSAGYHDKYYAKAQDARAWLKRDFDEALAEADVLASPTMPVLPFELGESLDDPLRMYLADANTVPVNLANLPAISVPAGEADGLPVGLQLIGGAFDERTLVRAASAVEA